One genomic segment of Fundulus heteroclitus isolate FHET01 chromosome 10, MU-UCD_Fhet_4.1, whole genome shotgun sequence includes these proteins:
- the LOC105926433 gene encoding G-protein coupled receptor 26: MGTAEVILSVLVVVIIIVSLLSNVLVLICFLYNPEIRRQVPGLFNLNLTFCNLLLTVANMPLTLVGLVSRAQPGADGFCQIAGFLETFLSTNSMLSMAALSIDRWIAVVFPLRYHSKMRHKDAALVLGYTWAHSMSFSTVAACLSWVGYHRLYASCTLSNPRASSRTQFVVFTVFFHSFTFLLSFVVLCFTYLKVLKVARFHCKRIDVITMQTLVLLVDIHPSVRQRCLEEQRRRRQRATRKISTFIGTFMLCFAPYVITRIVELFPAVPIDPHWGIVSKCLAYSKAACDPFVYSLLRHQYKKTCTDIINRLLKRSSLNTSGRRLEQQGNSIPTAE; this comes from the exons ATGGGCACTGCGGAGGTAATTCTCTCCGTGTTGGTAGTTGTGATCATCATAGTGTCGCTACTGTCCAACGTCCTGGTGCTGATCTGCTTCCTCTACAACCCGGAGATCCGCAGACAGGTGCCCGGTCTGTTCAACCTCAACCTAACCTTCTGCAACTTGTTGCTGACCGTGGCCAACATGCCGCTCACCCTGGTGGGACTCGTCAGCAGGGCTCAGCCGGGGGCAGACGGCTTCTGCCAGATCGCGGGCTTCCTGGAGACCTTCCTGTCCACCAACTCCATGCTGAGCATGGCCGCTCTGAGCATCGACAGGTGGATCGCCGTGGTGTTCCCCCTGAGGTACCACTCCAAGATGCGCCACAAGGACGCAGCGTTGGTGCTGGGCTACACGTGGGCGCACTCCATGTCCTTCTCCACGGTGGCCGCCTGCCTCTCCTGGGTGGGCTACCACCGGCTGTACGCGTCCTGCACCCTGTCCAACCCGCGGGCCAGCAGCAGGACCCAGTTTGTTGTCTTCACCGTGTTCTTCCACTCGTTCACCTTCCTCCTGTCTTTTGTAGTTTTATGTTTCACGTACCTCAAAGTTCTTAAGGTGGCACGGTTTCACTGCAAGAGGATCGACGTTATAACGATGCAAACTTTGGTGCTGCTTGTGGACATACACCCCAG TGTCCGCCAGCGTTGCCtggaagagcagaggaggcgGCGACAGAGAGCAACGAGGAAGATCAGCACCTTCATTGGCACCTTCATGCTTTGCTTCGCTCCCTATGTGATCACGAG GATCGTGGAGTTATTTCCAGCTGTGCCTATCGACCCTCACTGGGGAATTGTCTCCAAGTGCTTGGCTTACAGCAAGGCAGCTTGTGACCCCTTCGTGTACTCCCTGCTGAGGCACCAGTACAAGAAGACGTGCACGGACATCATCAACAGGCTGCTAAAACGAAGCTCCCTAAACACGTCCGGGCGCCGGCTGGAGCAGCAGGGCAACAGCATACCCACGGCTGAGTGA